The window GAGCGGGGGTTGAGTCGGTTGGAACGCGGCGGGATTACCGCCTGACCGCCCTGCGTCGTAATTGTTTCGACGAAGGCATCCGAATCGTAGCCCTTGTCGGCCACGATGAATTCGGCCGGCTGATCCTGGATCAGTGCTGCGGCCTGTTCGATGTCGGCGACC of the Thermithiobacillus tepidarius DSM 3134 genome contains:
- a CDS encoding IS5 family transposase is translated as VADIEQAAALIQDQPAEFIVADKGYDSDAFVETITTQGGQAVIPPRSNRLNPRSFDRHIYKSRNLIERFFARIKQFRRIATRYDKLAHSFLSFVHLACSIVWLA